CTTTGTCATTTTCAAAATGCAGGCCCAATGGCCTGGCCAATCATGGGTATTATGGGTAGGCCTGTTGGCGGCGGCGGCAGCGAGCGCGCTATTCTCGCTGCTGCATGCCTTTGCCAGCATTAACCTTAGTGCCAATCAGATCATAAGCGGTACGGCGATCAACATGATTGCGGGTGCCTTGACGATTTTCCTTGCCCGTAACATTACGGGCAGCGGCAAGATTACGATCACGAATGGTTTCGCACCGTTTGATGTGCCCTTGCTGTCTAAGATACCGGTTATCGGGGATTTATTCTTCACCAAAACCTATGCAACAACCTGGCTTGTTCTATTAGTATTAGTGCTAAGCGCGCTCATATTGTACAGAACACCTTTCGGTCTGCGGCTCCGCTCCTGCGGCGAGCATCCGCACGCGGCCGAAGCAGCCGGTATTAAGGTGCAGTCCATGCGGTATGTGGGCGTCATGATCTCGGGTGCTTTTTCCGGACTCGGTGGGGCTGTCATTCTGTTGACGTATTCCGGCGAATTTACGGGGAACGTTGCGGGACTCGGGTTCCTGGCTCTGGCATCCCTCATCTTCGGACAATGGAAGCCGCTCGGCATCCTGCTGGCGACCTTGTTCTTCGGATTTGCCACGACGGTAGCCAACGTATCGCAGGTCATTCCGTCCTTGGCGGTGATCCCGCCGGTCATTCTCAAGATTTTCCCTTATATCGTCACGCTGATCGCGCTCGTAATTTTCTCCAAATCCTCGAATGCGCCGAAAGCCGTAGGGGAGCCGTTCGATTCAGGTAAACGGTAACGCATTGCGCAAGTCGATGTAAGACAAATAGAACCTCTGATATGCCTATCCAGCTTTGGGTTTAGGTCTATCGGAGGTTTTTTTACATCCAGCATACTTTAGGTTAGAACTCCCAAAACATATCTGGTATATATAGTAAATAAGGTAAGAAAATTTAATAGAATAGAGGAGTGAACACCTGAATGCGCATTCGATTACATAGGTGCCAAAGGCCGTTAAGTGTGCTTTTGGTTATCGTGATGCTTCTGAGTATCATCGTTCCTTTCAGTCCCGTGAAGGTGGCGGAGGCTTCTCCCCGACATGACCAGGTTGTGATCAGCCAGGTGTACGGTGGGGGCGGGAATAGCGGGGCATCTTTTACACATGATTTTATCGAATTGTTCAATCCGACCAGCAGTCCGGTCGACCTGACAGGCTGGAAGGTACGTTATGCAAGCGCAACAGGAAATTTTAACAATGAAACCCCTTTATCTGGTAAAATAGAACCTTTTGCTTATTATTTAATCCAACAGCAGAGTAACGGCTCGGCAGGCGCTTCTTTGCCGACAGCTGATGATGCAGGAACACTGAACTTAAGCGGCTCTAACGGAAAAGTAGATCTGGTGAACGCCGCTGGCGACCGCATCGATCTTATTGGCTATGGAAATGCAACGCTATCGGAGACGAATCCGACCGCAGCTCTCTCCAACAGTACGGCTGCGATCCGCAAGGAATTGACCGTTGGTCAAAATGATCGCGGCCGCGACACGGATAACAATGCGGCCGATTTTATCGTTATGACCCCGGATACCCGGAACAGCGCGAGTCCCGTTACGCCGGTCACGCCTGGCTCGGGCCTGGGAGCGGTAACGGCCAATCCGGAGCCTAATGCCTGGCCAGCCGGAACGGAGATCACGCTGAATCCGCCTACGGTGGGCGCTTCCGTTTATGCGGATGTATATCGGTCCGGTGGCAACGGGTCCGGCTTCCAGCTCGTCACCGGCCCGATCATCCTTAACGAGCCTACGCGGGTGGATGCCTATGCAGCCCAGGATGGCCAGCCGGATGGGCCGGTCTCCTCTTTTCAATACGATATTTTAACGCAAACGTCCGTCGCTGATGCCCGCAGCAAGGCAAAAGGCGAGCATGTCTGGACGGAAGGCATCATCACGCATATCGAAGGCAGAGAAACCTACATTCAAGATGACACGGCTGGTATCGTGCTCTATGACTACCCGCTTAATGCCAGCGTTGGCGACCGGGTGAGCGTGGCCGGCGTGATGGAGATTTACAACAATCTTCAGGAGATCAAACCGCACGCCCTGCTGCCGCATGATGTGACAGGGAACCAAGTCGGAGTGCCGAACGCTCTTCAAATCACCGGAGCTGATCTATCTGCAGCTTCGGGAGAGACTTATGAAGCGCGACTTGTCTACCTGGACGATGTCACCATCAAGTCCGAAAACAGACCTGGGGAATATACGGCCGAGCAAGGCGGTCATGAATTCATTATCTATTCCGGATTGTCCAAGCTGAAGACGGTGAAAACCTTCAGCCGCGTCACGGGTGTGGTGAAGCAGTTCGGCAACATCTATGAGCTGATTCCTTTAGGCGAGAATGCCTTAATCGAAGAGATGTTCTCCGTGATTGCAAGTCCGGGTGCAGGACCGATAATCATTGGAGGGACGGTGACGCTGTCCAGCCCTACGCAAGGGGCAAGCATTTATTATACGCTTGATGGATCGGTTCCTACGACAGCAAGCACGTTGTACAGCGCACCGATACAGATTGACCGTGATACGACCATCAAGGCGATCGTTGTCTCGGGGGCGGATGAGAGCAAGGTATACGAATTTGCTTACAAGGCGACACAGCAGCCGCGTATCGCGGATATCCAAGGCGAGGACCATACTTCGCCGTATACCGGACAGACGGTAACCGATATTGAAGGCGTTGTAACCCAATACGGTTACACGTTCTCTAACGGCAATATCAAGGGATTCTATATCCAGGATCCGAAGCCGGATTCCAACCCAGATACCTCGGATGCGATTTTTGTGTATTCCACGGATCCAAACCGGCCTCAAATCGGAGATCTGGTGAGTGTAACCGGAAAAGTGGCCGAGTTTAATGAGGGAAGCTCCAGTAACCTGACCTCCACTCAAATCGAGCTGCAATCCATCAAGAATCTGGGTCAGGGTCAACAACTGCCGGACCCTGTTACCTTAGGTAAAGGCGGACGACCGATTCCGGCTGCCATTATCGATAACGACGGCATGACCACGTTCGATCCGGACGAAGATGCCATCGACTTCTATGAGTCCCTGGAGGGCATGCTGGTCAGACTTCCGCAGCCAACGATCATTAGTCCGTATTGGACAAGCGGTGGTACCTACAACATTGCGACTCGTGTCGAGAACGATATCGCGGATGTCATTACGCCAGCCGGCGGGCTGGTTCTGAAAGAGAACGGCAATTTCAATCCGCAGCGTCTCCTGATTGCTTACAGCAATCCGGGACAAGAAGTGGGCACCGGCGATACATTTGCCGATGATGTGATCGGCGTAATCGGTTATAACAGTGGCAATTTCAAGGTGATTCCGGCTAAAGGCGAATTGCCTGCAATCCACAGCAGCTCTTTTAAACAAGAGGTATCCACGATCGACGTGAAAGACGAACAGCTCAGAGTAGCGACGTATAATATCGAAAATTTCAATCCGGGCGTAAGTTCCGCCAAAATCAACAAGCTGGCGGAGTCAATCGTAAACAACATCAAGTCTCCGGATATTATTGGTCTTGTCGAAGTACAGGATAACAACGGGGAGCAGAACAACGGAACTACCGCGGCAGATCAAAGCTACCAGACCTTGATTAACGCCATCAAGGCAGCCGGCGGACCAACCTACAGCTTTACCGATATCGATCCGGTGAATAATAATGACGGGGGAGCGCCGGGAGCGAACATTCGGGTCGGATTCCTCTATAACACCGATCGTGTCCAGTTATCGGACAGTGTAAACGGCAAGAAGGGATCACCGATTGAATCGGTGGCGTATGACGCGGCAAAGGATCAGCTGACTATGAATCCGGGCCGAATCGAACCGCTGAACCCTGCATTCAACGCATCGCGTAAACCTCTGGCCGCGCAGTTCGAATTCCAAGGGGAAAAAGTGATTGTCATTGCGAATCATTTTAACTCGAAATCCGGAGACCAAGGACCTTTCGGCAATACCCAGCCGCCGGTTCTCTCCAGCGAAACGCAGCGCCATCAGATTGCAGCGGTTGTGAACAGATTCGTGAAAAGCGTTGTGTCTGCTAACCCTGACGCTAACGTCGTTGTTCTGGGAGATTTGAATGATTTCCAATTTACCGAGACGGCGAACATTTTGAAAGGCAACGAATTGGACAATCTGATCGATACGCTTCCGCTCAAGGAGCAGTACACATACACGTATGACGGAAACTCGCAGGTGCTGGACCATATTCTCGTCAGCAAGAACCTGACCCGTTCTACGCAAGTCGACATCGTGCATCTGAACGCCGATTTCCCGGCCTCCAAGGGCCGCGTATCGGATCATGATCCGATCGTCGCGCAGATCGATCTGAAGGAAGAAGCCGTGGACGGCTTCCCGCTGACCATTTTGCATACCAATGACACGCATGCCAATCTGGATACCGTAAGCTCGCCGGATAACATTGCACGACGGGTTACGGCAATCAAGGAAGCCAAAGCGAATGCGGTCAACCCTCTGCTCGTGGATGCAGGGGACGTATTCTCCGGCACGCTGTATTTTAATCAATATTTGGGACTCGCCGATCTGGAGTTCATGAATTTGGTTCAATATGATGCCATGACCTTCGGTAACCATGAGTTCGATAAAGGATCCGAGGTGCTGAACGATTTCATCGAGCATGCGGAATTCCCGTTTGTTTCCTCGAACGTGAATTTTTCGGCCGATGCTTTATTGACCCAGAAATTCAAGAATGAAGCGACCCGGGATGCCAGGGATGCAACCATCTATCCGGCCATCATCATGGAGGTAGACGGGGAGCAGGTTGGCCTCATTGGACTTACAACCGAAGACACGGCCAACATCGCTTCGCCTGGTGACGTAACTTTTGAGAATGCGGTGCAAAAGGCAAAAGACACCGTAGCGATGCTGCAGAAGGAAGGCATCAACAAAATCGTTGTACTGTCGCACCTCGGTTATGATGTGGACGTCAACCTTGCCAAGGAAGTCGAAGGCATCGACATCATCGTGGGCGGTCACAGTCATACCAAGCTGGATGAGGCGGTTGTGGACCGTTCGGACAGCGAACCGAAGCTGATCGTGCAGACGGGTGAAAAAGGCCAATTCTTAGGTCAGCTTGAGGTCGTATTTGACGACGAGGGTGTCCTGCAGGAGTGGAACAGTAACCTCATTTCGGTTGACGAGAAAGATAGCGCTGGTCAATACGTGGTAAAGCCGGATCAAGAGGCGCTGCAAATCCTGAATACCAAATATAAGCCGGGTGTGGAGCAGTTAAAACAAACGGAGGTTGGTACGACGGAAGTGAAGCTGAACGGCGTTCGCGCCGATGTCCGCACGAAGGAAACGAATCTCGGCAATCTGATTGCCGATGGCATGCTGGACGCGGCGCAAGCAGCCGGAACGAATGCGGTCATCGCCCTGCAGAACGGCGGCGGCATTCGCGAATCTATTGAAGCGGGCAAAATCACGATGGGTGACGTCATGACGGTCCTTCCGTTTAACAATGATCTCGTTACGATCACGCTGACGGGCGCCGAGATTAAAGAAGCCATGGAGAACGGGGTTTCCAAGATGCCTGCTGCGGATGGCCGCTTCCCGCATATCGCGGGTATGAAGTTCTATTATGATTCGACCAAACCGGTTGGATCACGTGTCCTTCGCATCGAGGTCAAAGGCAAGAACGGATATGAGCCGATCGACATGAATAAATCGTATGAGGTGGCGACAAACGCATTTACCGCTAAGGGCGGCGACTTTTATGCATCGCTCGAGAAGGCTTATCTGGAAGGTCGCGTGAATCTGCTTTACAAGCCTGACTATGAAGTATTCTCGAACTATGTGAAAAAAGTAGGTACCATTACGGCCAAGACCTCCGCCGTCGAAGGACGGATTACGGACTTGAAGGGAGCGCCGCTTCCGGGAGGGCCTAATCCAGGAGGGTCGGGAGAGCCTGGACCGGGGAACCCTGGGAACCCGGGTACACCTGGAACTCCAGGACCGACAACACCTCCCGTAAATCCATCGAACCCTGGAACGACACCACCAGCCGAACCAGGCAAGATCAAGGTTCCGGTTAAAGTGGAGAACGGCGCAGCTGCAGGCAGCGTGACTGGAGCGGTTATGAAGGAAGCCTTGAAACAGTCTTCGGGCGGAAAAGTCACCGCAGAGGTAGCAAGCACACAGCCAATCGTGTCTGCTTCCGTTACCATCGAGAATGAAGCGCTCCGGGCATGGCTTGATCAAACAAACGCACAAGTACTGGTTGTAGTGACTCCTTACGGAAGCTATGAGCTTCCGAAAACGGAGATCAATCTCAAAGCTCTAGC
This Paenibacillus sp. JZ16 DNA region includes the following protein-coding sequences:
- a CDS encoding ABC transporter permease; amino-acid sequence: MWTTIEQIFPYAIAYTIPLLITALGALFSERSGVVNIGLDGLMIVGSFIGAFVIFKMQAQWPGQSWVLWVGLLAAAAASALFSLLHAFASINLSANQIISGTAINMIAGALTIFLARNITGSGKITITNGFAPFDVPLLSKIPVIGDLFFTKTYATTWLVLLVLVLSALILYRTPFGLRLRSCGEHPHAAEAAGIKVQSMRYVGVMISGAFSGLGGAVILLTYSGEFTGNVAGLGFLALASLIFGQWKPLGILLATLFFGFATTVANVSQVIPSLAVIPPVILKIFPYIVTLIALVIFSKSSNAPKAVGEPFDSGKR
- a CDS encoding 5'-nucleotidase C-terminal domain-containing protein, which produces MRIRLHRCQRPLSVLLVIVMLLSIIVPFSPVKVAEASPRHDQVVISQVYGGGGNSGASFTHDFIELFNPTSSPVDLTGWKVRYASATGNFNNETPLSGKIEPFAYYLIQQQSNGSAGASLPTADDAGTLNLSGSNGKVDLVNAAGDRIDLIGYGNATLSETNPTAALSNSTAAIRKELTVGQNDRGRDTDNNAADFIVMTPDTRNSASPVTPVTPGSGLGAVTANPEPNAWPAGTEITLNPPTVGASVYADVYRSGGNGSGFQLVTGPIILNEPTRVDAYAAQDGQPDGPVSSFQYDILTQTSVADARSKAKGEHVWTEGIITHIEGRETYIQDDTAGIVLYDYPLNASVGDRVSVAGVMEIYNNLQEIKPHALLPHDVTGNQVGVPNALQITGADLSAASGETYEARLVYLDDVTIKSENRPGEYTAEQGGHEFIIYSGLSKLKTVKTFSRVTGVVKQFGNIYELIPLGENALIEEMFSVIASPGAGPIIIGGTVTLSSPTQGASIYYTLDGSVPTTASTLYSAPIQIDRDTTIKAIVVSGADESKVYEFAYKATQQPRIADIQGEDHTSPYTGQTVTDIEGVVTQYGYTFSNGNIKGFYIQDPKPDSNPDTSDAIFVYSTDPNRPQIGDLVSVTGKVAEFNEGSSSNLTSTQIELQSIKNLGQGQQLPDPVTLGKGGRPIPAAIIDNDGMTTFDPDEDAIDFYESLEGMLVRLPQPTIISPYWTSGGTYNIATRVENDIADVITPAGGLVLKENGNFNPQRLLIAYSNPGQEVGTGDTFADDVIGVIGYNSGNFKVIPAKGELPAIHSSSFKQEVSTIDVKDEQLRVATYNIENFNPGVSSAKINKLAESIVNNIKSPDIIGLVEVQDNNGEQNNGTTAADQSYQTLINAIKAAGGPTYSFTDIDPVNNNDGGAPGANIRVGFLYNTDRVQLSDSVNGKKGSPIESVAYDAAKDQLTMNPGRIEPLNPAFNASRKPLAAQFEFQGEKVIVIANHFNSKSGDQGPFGNTQPPVLSSETQRHQIAAVVNRFVKSVVSANPDANVVVLGDLNDFQFTETANILKGNELDNLIDTLPLKEQYTYTYDGNSQVLDHILVSKNLTRSTQVDIVHLNADFPASKGRVSDHDPIVAQIDLKEEAVDGFPLTILHTNDTHANLDTVSSPDNIARRVTAIKEAKANAVNPLLVDAGDVFSGTLYFNQYLGLADLEFMNLVQYDAMTFGNHEFDKGSEVLNDFIEHAEFPFVSSNVNFSADALLTQKFKNEATRDARDATIYPAIIMEVDGEQVGLIGLTTEDTANIASPGDVTFENAVQKAKDTVAMLQKEGINKIVVLSHLGYDVDVNLAKEVEGIDIIVGGHSHTKLDEAVVDRSDSEPKLIVQTGEKGQFLGQLEVVFDDEGVLQEWNSNLISVDEKDSAGQYVVKPDQEALQILNTKYKPGVEQLKQTEVGTTEVKLNGVRADVRTKETNLGNLIADGMLDAAQAAGTNAVIALQNGGGIRESIEAGKITMGDVMTVLPFNNDLVTITLTGAEIKEAMENGVSKMPAADGRFPHIAGMKFYYDSTKPVGSRVLRIEVKGKNGYEPIDMNKSYEVATNAFTAKGGDFYASLEKAYLEGRVNLLYKPDYEVFSNYVKKVGTITAKTSAVEGRITDLKGAPLPGGPNPGGSGEPGPGNPGNPGTPGTPGPTTPPVNPSNPGTTPPAEPGKIKVPVKVENGAAAGSVTGAVMKEALKQSSGGKVTAEVASTQPIVSASVTIENEALRAWLDQTNAQVLVVVTPYGSYELPKTEINLKALAAQTGSDISGLQLVIQLAVDADALKSAASRGYNAIQAVSYTVTVKSGNGKTATLEAFQSYVKRSLNVDKSHALTDIAVVRVDGNGIYTPIPFKVNGQRIDIYSRTNSTYLVLQNPVTFQDIASHWSKDSVESLAAKMIVTGRTEQTFVPNAPVTRAEFAALVVRALGLSADAASGSFQDVVSSDWYAGAIQAAVDADIIDGYTDGTFKPNRTITREEMAVMAYNALEYAGYNSVDAAKAHFADASSIGAWSQAAVYELAGLDILNGDPKQRFNPKSNATRGESAAVLRRLMQDLTYVK